A single window of Mycosarcoma maydis chromosome 1, whole genome shotgun sequence DNA harbors:
- a CDS encoding uncharacterized protein (related to Tripeptidyl-peptidase II), whose product MPSARAVPSEPFPLGGLLPKDTTEALSFLRKYPDFDGRNVRVAILDTGVDPAAIGLNVPGKVVDVIDCTGAGDIPLQPIEPVANTGDSSSKHIEFKSPFTGRIIRLSSKLSNPKGEWKIGFKKAYDLWPGELKSRRSAERQKAFLVSHQALLCKAQSELNALESPASSKASDAISSNADHNIVKDNAKLQKDEIKARIQTLKDLAASYKDDGPLIEAIVFHNGKHWYAVVGGGEGQTHDPSTGQPEDVLKPLEQQTLDLTTVDPITDFRTERQWQSFGEQDLLTYTVNIEDNGNLLSLVTVAGSHGTHVAGIVGARHDEQPELNGVAPGCEIVSMKIGDSRLGSMEQGQAMLRSAQALIDTKCDIANLSYGEDGAFGAEDKGAFAKALRDIVIRQRDILFVSSAGNNGPALTTVGQPGGTTSSVLSVGAYVNAGAMQKAEYALVEKGVPDSVTTWCSRGPTADGDRGVSIYAPGAAITSIPRYCLQSTQLMNGTSMSSPNACGSIALLLSGLKAQKVPITPARVFNAVRVTGKDVNDPLGVPFIRVDAAWDYLMQNKDRVEQDAEYRVGVTRAGKALGRMDKRGIYLREKDETYNVQQTNVTVRPTFKQGETEKAFHLELRCALAASKPWVSVPDFLLLGGNGRTFEVRVDPTNLTPGLHHAWLEAYDTERPGHKLFDIPVTVAKPEVFASPTVKFDTVRFEAGKIERRFISVPEGATWASLTVRSSNHSSAGTSARFWLHCVQLEPLQRLSEVEKAFVLALQENEPVTKKFNVRGGMTMEVCSAQFWSNKSAFDLDLDIEFHGITASLVPASGRQELTLIGGQGHAKIECQSTVRIEDFKPSITFDTRRTFHRPSSSTIRPLTTPRDLQPSGNHMFELVTTYHISVKEDSNKLSYSFPALGNHLYDSSVPLLTQLFDLRKKRVHFGDVYMKEIDLPKGDYVLKAQLLNESMKVLESLKNVTLMIDQKLSKPESAALKLYDNHVDLHSEAPPAKYAGVKLQPGERIVLTLDLNLEGDAVPKEAQPGDILVGTFGFAAEGKGQIRYIVPPAVKNADEGSDDGATAGKNDKEIPELLTATAKKIKDPKEKLDFMDKLISDYPKFLGALVAKLEALDADDKDATKRKEVITTVDQVLSLIDETEVKLWLATQKPSASEQTDEEKKHSKEMEEKKKALILALNRKTRVLMTDAESSSGSSADLESSWKTYRSYFSADTKNKDYTILFVRWSILHRRFALALQAVHKLKKDLGAGTAETLAELEKLKQLELRLVGKQGLDWPLWASHLERLERVAAPKAYAPF is encoded by the coding sequence GCGAACTGAAGAGCCGCCGCTCTGCAGAGAGGCAGAAAGCTTTCCTTGTCTCGCACCAGGCACTTCTCTGCAAAGCTCAGAGTGAGCTCAATGCGCTTGAATCTCCTGCTTCCTCCAAAGCTTCAGATGCGATTAGCTCAAATGCAGACCACAACATTGTAAAGGACAACGCCAAACTGCAAAAAGACGAGATCAAGGCCCGCATTCAGACGCTCAAGGATCTCGCTGCCTCGTACAAGGACGATGGTCCACTGATCGAGGCCATTGTCTTTCACAATGGTAAACATTGGTACGCCGtcgttggcggcggcgagGGCCAGACCCATGATCCCTCGACGGGTCAGCCCGAAGACGTGCTCAAAcctctcgagcagcagacgcttGATCTCACAACCGTTGACCCCATCACTGATTTCCGCACCGAGCGTCAGTGGCAAAGCTTTGGTGAGCAAGATCTTCTCACCTACACCGTCAACATTGAGGACAATGGCAATCTCCTCAGTCTTGTCACGGTTGCCGGTAGCCATGGTACCCATGTCGCTGGCATTGTTGGCGCTCGCCACGACGAACAGCCAGAGCTCAACGGAGTCGCCCCTGGCTGCGAAATTGTCAGCATGAAGATCGGCGATTCGCGCCTCGGCAGCATGGAGCAAGGCCAGGCCATGCTTCGTTCCGCTCAGGCGCTTATTGACACCAAGTGCGACATCGCCAATCTCAGTTACGGAGAGGACGGCGCCTTTGGTGCCGAAGACAAGGGCGCATTCGCCAAGGCTCTCAGGGACATTGTCATCCGTCAGCGCGACATTCTTTTTGTCAGCAGTGCCGGAAACAACGGACCCGCGTTGACCACGGTTGGCCAGCCCGGCGGAACCACCTCGTCTGTCCTCAGCGTTGGTGCATACGTCAACGCAGGTGCCATGCAAAAGGCCGAGTACGCTCTCGTTGAAAAGGGTGTGCCTGACAGTGTAACCACCTGGTGTAGTCGCGGTCCCACTGCCGACGGTGATCGTGGCGTTTCGATCTATGCCCCAGGTGCTGCCATCACTTCGATTCCCCGCTACTGCCTCCAATCGACCCAACTCATGAACGGAACCTCGATGAGCTCTCCCAACGCCTGCGGCTCCATTgctctccttctctccGGTCTAAAAGCGCAAAAGGTTCCCATCACCCCTGCCCGTGTCTTCAACGCCGTTCGCGTCACGGGTAAGGACGTCAACGATCCGCTTGGCGTACCCTTCATtcgtgtcgatgctgcttggGACTATCTGATGCAGAACAAGGACCGTGTCGAGCAGGACGCCGAGTACCGCGTTGGTGTCACTCGAGCTGGCAAGGCGCTGGGTCGAATGGATAAGCGTGGTATCTACCTTCGCGAGAAGGACGAGACCTACAACGTGCAGCAGACCAACGTCACCGTACGACCCACGTTCAAGCAAGGCGAGACCGAGAAGGCGTTTCACCTCGAACTGAGGTGCGCCCTAGCGGCTAGTAAGCCATGGGTTTCCGTTCCCGACTTCCTTCTGCTCGGCGGCAATGGTCGTACTTTTGAGGTGAGAGTCGACCCCACGAACCTGACACCGGGCCTCCATCACGCCTGGCTCGAGGCCTATGACACTGAGAGGCCCGGCCACAAACTGTTCGACATCCCCGTCACTGTCGCCAAGCCCGAGGTGTTCGCATCGCCAACCGTCAAGTTTGACACCGTTCGCTTCGAGGCTGGTAAGATCGAACGGCGTTTTATATCGGTGCCTGAGGGAGCTACTTGGGCTTCGCTCACCGTGCGCAGCTCGAACCACTCGTCCGCTGGTACCAGCGCTCGCTTCTGGCTGCACTGCGTCCAGCTTGAGCCTCTGCAGCGTTTGAGCGAGGTCGAAAAGGCGTTCGTGCTTGCTCTGCAGGAGAACGAACCGGTGACGAAGAAGTTCAACGTGCGCGGTGGAATGACTATGGAAGTTTGCTCGGCCCAGTTCTGGTCCAACAAGTCGGCATttgatctcgacctcgacatTGAATTTCACGGCATAACCGCTTCGCTTGTTCCAGCTAGCGGGCGTCAAGAACTCACGCTGATTGGTGGTCAGGGTCATGCCAAGATTGAGTGCCAGTCGACGGTCCGGATCGAAGACTTTAAGCCCAGCATCACCTTCGACACTCGCCGTACCTTCCACCGCCCTTCATCGTCAACTATTCGTCCTCTCACCACGCCAAGGGACCTTCAGCCGAGCGGCAACCACATGTTTGAGCTCGTGACTACGTACCACATTTCGGTCAAGGAGGACTCGAACAAGCTCAGTTACTCATTCCCTGCTTTGGGGAATCACTTGTACGACTCGAGTGTGCCACTGCTGACGCAGCTCTTCGACCTTCGCAAGAAGCGTGTCCATTTTGGCGATGTCTACATGAAGGAGATCGACCTTCCCAAGGGCGACTACGTGCTCAAGGCGCAGCTGCTTAATGAGAGCATGAAGGTGCTTGAGTCGCTCAAGAATGTGACGCTCATGATCGACCAAAAGCTCTCGAAACCCGAGTCGGCCGCGCTCAAGCTTTACGACAACCACGTTGATTTGCACTCGGAAGCTCCACCTGCCAAGTACGCTGGTGTCAAGCTTCAACCCGGTGAGCGTATCGTTCTGACGCTTGACTTGAACCTCGAGGGCGATGCGGTGCCCAAGGAGGCCCAACCGGGTGACATTCTGGTGGGTACGTTTGGATTTGCTGCCGAGGGCAAGGGTCAGATTCGCTACATTGTTCCTCCTGCAGTCAAGAATGCAGATGAGGGGTCGGACGATGGCGCTACAGCAGGCAAGAACGACAAGGAAATCCCTGAGCTCCTCACTGCAACCGCAAAGAAGATCAAGGACCCGAAGGAGAAACTTGACTTTATGGACAAGTTGATCTCGGACTACCCCAAGTTCCTCGGAGCACTCGTTGCCAAGTTGGAAGCTCTGGATGCTGACGACAAGGACGCGACAAAACGCAAGGAGGTCATCACCACCGTTGATCAAGTGCTTTCACTGATTGACGAGACAGAGGTGAAACTCTGGCTGGCCACACAGAAGCCGTCCGCGTCGGAACAAACGGATGAAGAGAAAAAACACAGCAAGGAAATGgaggaaaagaagaaagcacTCATCCTCGCGCTGAACCGTAAGACGCGCGTTCTCATGACCGACGCCGAATCCTCGTCTGGCTCCTCAGCCGATCTTGAatcgagctggaagacCTACCGATCCTACTTTTCCGCAGACACGAAGAACAAAGACTACACGATCCTCTTCGTTCGTTGGTCCATCCTTCACCGTCGCTTCGCTCTGGCCTTGCAGGCCGTAcacaagctcaagaaggaTCTGGGTGCCGGAACCGCTGAGACGCTCGCGGAGCTGGAGAAACTCAAACAGCTTGAGTTGAGGTTGGTCGGAAAGCAAGGTTTGGATTGGCCCTTATGGGCCAGTCATTtggagcgactcgagcgcgTAGCTGCGCCCAAGGCGTATGCTCCTTTCTAG